In Gossypium arboreum isolate Shixiya-1 chromosome 3, ASM2569848v2, whole genome shotgun sequence, the sequence ATCATGTAAGTAAAATTTCAATCCAATTGGACATTTTAGATTACCATGTGTTTGCATCCAAACTCACCCCGGAAAGAACAAGAACACACACATGAATTGCAAGTACATCTCCAACAGATTTCTTCTATACCATCTTATCCTAAGCCAGTTCATGATGATTGGCTGCCATTTCATCAAATCATTAATCATATATGAAACAAATAATCATAACAAAGCATtcaaaaagaagaggaaaaaaaaaaaaccaaatatcTAAACCAAAACACTATCCAAATTCAGAGAGACTGAAAATGGCTGTATTATACATGTGTACTTACTGGCACGATGAGGAAGTACCCAAAAGCAATAATTCCTAGTTGAATTATCACAGTGATGAGATCTGGCTCATTGTTTACCCCTGTAACAGCTAATGCCGGCAGCTCAAACTGGTTCAAAAAACCTTCATCAGCATTTATATAAAATGGGTTACCCAAGTTGGAtggtaaattgaaattaaaaataaagatctCACAGTGGAAAGAAGGGCAGCAGTTGGAACAGCCAAGCTGGTCTTCTTTGCATCCAAATaattatttggttttaatttgatGTTTGTAACATTGGGTTTCTGAAAGAATGATGAAATTTATGAAGTCGAAACCAAAAAATTATgctgaaaagaaaatgaaaggaagTTGAATTTACCTTGTAAAGTTTGGTATAGTTGGTTGGTTTGTGTTGAGATGTAAGGTTGAAGAAAGGGAATTTGGTGCTGCATTGAGATGGAGAAACATAAATGGAAGGCAAAGCCTTGGGGATTTGGAAGCTCAAACAGCTGCACATATTTCAGAACCGTAGAAATTTTTTTTGggttgggggggggggggttatTTTCTTATCGGTTTTGAGTTAAGAGTTTCATGGCCTAGAATGCATGGATTTTCCCGGAAAAAGATTTGGGGAAATTGGAATTATCAAATATTTCTGGGGTGCCACGTATTATATTAGTTCTGTGAAGATAATGCGGGCTTAAaagaagtttttttttaaagagtTAGTTTAACATCTACATTGAAAAGTTTGGTCAAAAAGTATTTTAGAAaaatgaactttg encodes:
- the LOC108459700 gene encoding NAD(P)H-quinone oxidoreductase subunit L, chloroplastic, producing the protein MCSCLSFQIPKALPSIYVSPSQCSTKFPFFNLTSQHKPTNYTKLYKKPNVTNIKLKPNNYLDAKKTSLAVPTAALLSTFELPALAVTGVNNEPDLITVIIQLGIIAFGYFLIVPPIIMNWLRIRWYRRNLLEMYLQFMCVFLFFPGLLLWAPFLNFRKFPRDKSLKYPWDTPKDPSQVKNAYLKYPFAKPEDYDW